The Paenibacillus sp. FSL R7-0204 genome includes a region encoding these proteins:
- a CDS encoding amidase: protein MLLHKVSLTEMMSRIHEPGYSPETVLDPYLERYRQLEPYIHAFVPEDEVEGRLDSEKALLQSTYSGDKRKPALFGIPVAIKDLLHVDGLPTRAGSQLSAELLAGAQGSLVTKLRALGAVIAGKTVTEEFAYNGPIATRNPHNTAHTPGGSSAGSAAAVAAGLCPLAVGTQTLRSVIAPASFCGVVGFKPSYGRVPLDGVLLFSPSFDTVGFFTQNLPDMEAAAALLVPDWEAPAAPIPRKPVLGIPKGVYMELMSAEVKGLFQAQITGLEQLGYEVRYVQMPWEDELIYGNAMLRFIEGELAREHGHRFAEHRVEYGVPVQEAILRGQQIPEEELEQCRTRQRELRRDLMELMEQEGIDLWVSPAQGGTAPKIEERNTGWAGMPAVWGFAGVPTVSLPAATLEDLPLGFQCIGRYGEDEKLLAWARQLWPQLAEE from the coding sequence ATGCTGCTTCACAAAGTATCCCTGACAGAAATGATGAGCCGGATTCATGAGCCCGGATATTCACCTGAAACTGTGCTTGACCCGTACTTGGAGCGTTACAGACAGCTTGAGCCGTATATCCACGCGTTTGTTCCTGAGGATGAGGTTGAAGGGCGTCTGGATTCGGAAAAAGCTCTGCTGCAAAGTACCTACAGCGGAGATAAGCGTAAACCGGCCCTATTTGGCATTCCTGTAGCCATTAAGGATCTGTTGCATGTGGACGGTCTGCCGACCCGGGCGGGATCGCAGCTATCCGCTGAGCTGTTAGCAGGTGCCCAGGGGTCTCTGGTCACTAAGCTGCGTGCTCTCGGGGCCGTGATTGCAGGCAAGACGGTGACCGAGGAATTTGCCTACAACGGACCCATTGCTACGCGTAATCCGCATAATACCGCGCATACTCCCGGCGGTTCCAGTGCAGGCTCTGCCGCTGCGGTGGCTGCGGGGCTCTGTCCGCTGGCTGTGGGCACACAGACGCTGCGTTCGGTGATCGCCCCGGCATCCTTTTGCGGAGTGGTCGGGTTCAAGCCCAGCTATGGCCGGGTTCCGCTGGATGGGGTGCTGCTGTTCTCGCCGTCTTTTGACACGGTAGGGTTCTTCACACAGAATTTGCCTGATATGGAGGCTGCAGCAGCCTTGCTTGTCCCGGACTGGGAAGCTCCTGCTGCCCCAATCCCCCGTAAGCCGGTATTGGGTATCCCTAAGGGAGTCTATATGGAGCTGATGAGCGCGGAAGTCAAAGGGTTGTTCCAGGCTCAGATCACAGGGCTTGAACAGCTTGGATATGAAGTCCGTTACGTCCAAATGCCATGGGAGGATGAACTCATCTACGGCAATGCCATGCTGCGCTTCATTGAGGGTGAGCTGGCACGGGAGCATGGACATAGATTCGCGGAGCATAGAGTAGAATACGGCGTTCCCGTGCAGGAAGCGATCCTTAGAGGACAGCAGATTCCGGAAGAGGAGCTGGAGCAGTGCCGCACCCGGCAACGGGAGCTGCGGCGTGATCTGATGGAGCTTATGGAACAGGAAGGAATCGACCTGTGGGTCTCTCCGGCCCAGGGAGGAACAGCGCCGAAGATCGAGGAGCGGAATACGGGCTGGGCAGGGATGCCTGCGGTCTGGGGCTTCGCGGGAGTGCCCACGGTCAGTCTGCCTGCGGCAACGCTCGAAGACCTGCCGCTCGGCTTCCAGTGCATAGGAAGATATGGAGAAGACGAGAAGCTGTTAGCCTGGGCGCGCCAGCTATGGCCGCAGCTGGCTGAGGAGTAA
- a CDS encoding LytTR family DNA-binding domain-containing protein, whose amino-acid sequence MKITIEQVPEGGEPEIILRCNDPDEALLALIYSVNAGPRKLIGMTGLQMHIIQPRDVYYFEAVDHKVFIYCQEKVYESRLKLYELETEYESGDFFRASKSSILNVAKIESLRPVLYGRYEALLHNGEKVHISRQYVPVLKQKLGL is encoded by the coding sequence GTGAAAATCACGATTGAGCAGGTTCCGGAGGGCGGTGAGCCTGAAATTATTCTCAGGTGCAATGACCCGGATGAAGCCTTGCTGGCGCTGATCTACTCGGTGAACGCAGGCCCCAGGAAGCTGATTGGTATGACCGGGCTACAGATGCACATCATCCAACCGCGTGACGTCTATTATTTCGAGGCGGTGGATCATAAGGTGTTCATCTATTGCCAGGAGAAGGTGTATGAGTCGAGGCTGAAGCTGTATGAGCTGGAGACGGAGTATGAGTCTGGCGATTTTTTCAGGGCCTCCAAATCCAGCATCCTGAATGTGGCCAAGATTGAGTCGCTCCGTCCGGTGCTCTATGGAAGATACGAGGCGCTGCTGCACAACGGTGAGAAGGTCCACATCTCCAGACAATACGTCCCGGTGCTCAAACAGAAGTTAGGGTTATAG
- a CDS encoding transcriptional regulator, whose translation MSRFEQHYDEWLEDQIHAETGSIRLEFLKKGLGHETVEFLRSVWFPAVGNFKSLFAEWEVRDFNNGYRYLDLAYMPGGAKGGIEIQGFGPHARDLDVRRFKDLCRRHCLLALDGWTFLPIAYPSITEEPQLCQQLVLAFIGRFAATDVAASLSWLEAETVRLARRVLRPLTPLELAAHLRVCDRQARRILHHLVDLQILEVASGSERVRTYRLRV comes from the coding sequence TTGTCAAGATTCGAGCAGCACTATGATGAATGGCTGGAGGATCAGATTCATGCGGAGACAGGTTCCATACGTTTGGAGTTTCTCAAGAAGGGCTTGGGACATGAGACAGTGGAATTCCTGCGCTCGGTTTGGTTTCCTGCTGTCGGCAATTTCAAGTCATTATTTGCGGAATGGGAGGTCCGTGATTTCAACAACGGTTATCGATATTTGGATCTGGCATACATGCCAGGTGGCGCCAAAGGCGGAATTGAAATTCAAGGCTTTGGCCCCCATGCGCGGGACCTTGATGTCAGACGGTTCAAAGACTTATGCAGACGGCATTGCCTGTTAGCACTGGACGGCTGGACCTTCCTGCCCATCGCCTATCCGTCTATTACAGAAGAGCCGCAGCTCTGTCAGCAGCTCGTGCTTGCGTTCATTGGCAGATTCGCTGCTACCGATGTAGCTGCATCCTTATCCTGGCTGGAGGCAGAAACCGTCCGTCTGGCCCGGCGCGTTCTGCGTCCGCTGACTCCGCTGGAGCTCGCCGCGCACCTAAGGGTATGTGACCGTCAAGCCAGACGCATTCTTCATCATCTCGTTGATCTCCAGATCCTCGAGGTTGCCAGTGGTTCAGAGCGGGTTCGCACGTATAGACTCCGGGTCTAA
- a CDS encoding CD3324 family protein, whose product MQCVNAAKLLPDHLLKEIQQYIQGEALYIPTCKSKRRKWGESSGAADYYKVRNAEIRSRFHEGAELDQLCEQYGLSIDSIRKIVYSKNPQS is encoded by the coding sequence ATGCAATGTGTAAATGCAGCAAAGCTGTTGCCAGACCACCTGCTGAAGGAGATTCAGCAATATATTCAAGGGGAAGCCCTGTATATCCCGACCTGCAAGAGCAAACGCAGAAAATGGGGCGAAAGCTCAGGGGCAGCCGATTACTATAAAGTCCGCAATGCTGAGATCCGTAGCCGCTTCCATGAAGGTGCAGAGTTGGACCAATTGTGTGAGCAATACGGGTTATCTATCGACAGCATCCGTAAAATTGTATATTCCAAAAACCCGCAGAGCTGA
- a CDS encoding M3 family oligoendopeptidase produces MKFTEYVYERPNVEQFKQEFTTLLKDLETGNLEEQKAAVAAINKLRSRFDTMETLVSVRHSINTEDAFYKAEQDYMDETGPVIQEYITDYNRALVNSKHRAEFEQEWGTQLLSLAEISLRTFSPEVIEDLQLENKLSSEYSQLIASAKIMFQGEERTLAQLIPFDSSTDREVRKGVFEARNAFMAEHEPEFDRIYDELVKVRAGIAAKLGYKSFVELGYDRMGRTDYNADMVANFRKQVHEHIVPVAGKLKQRQRERLQLDGLKFYDEGIKFNSGNATPKGDPDWIVANGAKMYQEMSPETGEFFTFMQENGLMDLVSKKGKEFGGYCTYFSDYRAPFIFSNFNGTAGDIDVLTHEVGHAFQAYSSRNMEVPEYTFPTSEAAEIHSMSMEFFAWPWMDLFFKEEADKYRFNHLADSLEFIPYGVSVDEFQHFVYEHPEATPQERKQAWRDIERKYLPHRDYDGNAYLEQGGFWHKQAHIFRLPFYYIDYTLAQLCAFQFWKRSNEDFTSAWPDYLKLCQAGGSRSFTELVKLAGLTSPFEDGCIGSVIGEIEGWLNSIDDKAL; encoded by the coding sequence ATGAAATTCACAGAATATGTATACGAACGCCCGAATGTGGAGCAATTCAAGCAGGAGTTCACCACTCTGCTGAAGGACCTGGAGACAGGCAACCTGGAGGAGCAAAAGGCTGCCGTAGCAGCAATCAATAAGCTGCGCAGCCGCTTCGATACGATGGAGACCCTCGTGAGTGTCCGCCACTCCATCAATACGGAGGATGCATTCTACAAGGCAGAGCAGGATTACATGGACGAGACCGGACCGGTGATCCAGGAGTACATCACGGATTACAACAGAGCCCTCGTCAACTCCAAGCACAGAGCCGAGTTCGAGCAGGAATGGGGAACACAGCTCCTAAGCCTGGCCGAGATTTCACTGCGTACCTTCAGCCCTGAAGTAATTGAAGATTTGCAACTGGAGAATAAGCTGTCCTCCGAATACTCCCAATTGATTGCGTCCGCCAAAATCATGTTCCAGGGCGAAGAACGCACGCTGGCACAGCTGATTCCATTCGATTCTTCCACGGACCGTGAAGTCCGCAAAGGCGTATTCGAAGCCCGTAATGCCTTCATGGCAGAGCATGAACCCGAATTCGACCGGATCTATGACGAACTGGTGAAGGTCCGGGCGGGAATCGCTGCCAAGCTGGGATACAAGAGCTTCGTGGAGCTCGGGTATGACCGGATGGGACGTACCGATTACAATGCGGACATGGTTGCGAACTTCCGCAAGCAGGTGCATGAGCATATCGTGCCGGTTGCCGGGAAGCTGAAGCAGCGCCAGCGCGAACGCCTACAGCTGGACGGACTGAAATTTTACGATGAGGGTATTAAGTTCAATTCCGGCAACGCTACCCCTAAGGGAGACCCGGACTGGATCGTGGCGAATGGTGCGAAGATGTACCAGGAGATGTCCCCGGAGACCGGTGAATTCTTCACCTTCATGCAGGAGAACGGGCTGATGGATCTGGTCAGCAAAAAAGGCAAGGAATTCGGCGGCTACTGCACCTACTTCAGCGACTACCGTGCTCCGTTTATTTTCTCCAATTTCAATGGAACCGCCGGGGATATCGATGTGCTGACCCACGAGGTCGGGCACGCGTTCCAAGCGTATTCCAGCCGGAATATGGAGGTTCCTGAATATACGTTCCCGACCTCCGAAGCCGCTGAGATTCATTCGATGAGTATGGAGTTCTTCGCCTGGCCATGGATGGACCTGTTCTTCAAGGAGGAGGCGGACAAGTACCGCTTCAACCACCTGGCGGACAGTCTGGAGTTCATTCCTTACGGTGTATCTGTCGATGAATTCCAGCATTTTGTGTACGAGCATCCGGAAGCTACGCCGCAGGAACGCAAGCAGGCTTGGCGGGACATTGAACGGAAATACCTGCCGCACCGTGATTATGACGGTAATGCATATCTGGAGCAGGGCGGGTTCTGGCACAAGCAGGCCCATATCTTCCGTCTTCCGTTCTACTATATTGACTATACCCTGGCCCAGCTCTGCGCCTTCCAGTTCTGGAAACGCTCGAACGAGGACTTCACCTCGGCCTGGCCGGATTATCTGAAGCTCTGCCAGGCGGGAGGCAGCCGCTCCTTCACGGAGCTGGTGAAGCTTGCCGGATTAACCTCCCCGTTCGAGGATGGCTGCATCGGCTCCGTCATCGGAGAGATTGAGGGATGGCTGAACAGCATAGACGATAAGGCACTGTAG
- a CDS encoding iron chaperone yields the protein MEKNKVTYETVDQYIADFAPEVQELLQSLRKVISEAAPEAVEKISYQMPTWFLHKNLVHIAAFKNHIGFYPAPSGIEAFKEELAQYKGAKGSVQFPIKEPLPYDLIARIVKFRVAENQQQAAEKRKKK from the coding sequence GTGGAAAAGAACAAAGTTACCTATGAAACGGTTGACCAATATATTGCGGACTTTGCACCGGAGGTCCAGGAGCTTCTGCAGAGCTTGCGTAAGGTCATTTCGGAAGCTGCACCAGAGGCCGTGGAGAAGATCAGCTACCAGATGCCGACCTGGTTCCTGCATAAGAATCTGGTGCATATCGCCGCCTTCAAGAATCACATCGGATTCTACCCGGCACCCAGTGGAATCGAAGCCTTCAAGGAGGAACTGGCGCAGTATAAAGGGGCCAAAGGGTCGGTACAGTTCCCCATCAAGGAGCCGCTCCCCTATGATCTCATTGCCAGAATCGTCAAATTCAGAGTGGCAGAGAACCAGCAGCAGGCTGCTGAAAAGCGGAAGAAGAAATAA
- a CDS encoding aminoglycoside phosphotransferase family protein, whose protein sequence is MTLTNYTLNFEKLCATYKLGLLSGVPEQISGGFLHRMYRVTTNQAEYAVKALNPQLMRKEAVMNNMIAAEKVAVLARSQGVNALPALLNEGSCIHEADGQYYLLFPWIEGRSISAAEAGLEQCILIGQALADIHAADFAPLHNELQRDSTAEELRTDWQGYALQGEAMGLPWASPLKANLDKLSCYEKQVNAAMAVLSGNIVISHRDLDPKNVMWNSEGQPVIIDWEAAGWVNPAQELMEVALYWSDFESGHIRKADFCAVIHAYRNQGGEITDPWPEVLSSGFHGKIGWLEYSLRRSLGLEGPDATERELGTSQVLPTLQALNDYAGFIPVCLQWFEDL, encoded by the coding sequence ATGACGCTTACGAATTACACATTGAATTTTGAAAAGCTGTGTGCTACATATAAGTTGGGCTTACTGAGTGGTGTGCCGGAGCAAATCTCCGGCGGTTTCCTCCACCGGATGTATCGTGTGACCACGAATCAGGCAGAGTATGCAGTGAAGGCGCTTAACCCGCAGCTGATGCGGAAGGAAGCTGTGATGAATAATATGATTGCAGCCGAGAAGGTAGCTGTACTGGCCCGCAGCCAGGGAGTGAACGCACTTCCTGCACTGCTGAATGAGGGAAGCTGTATACATGAAGCGGATGGGCAATATTATTTGCTGTTCCCTTGGATAGAAGGCCGTTCCATCTCTGCGGCTGAAGCGGGGCTGGAGCAATGCATTCTGATCGGACAAGCTCTGGCTGACATCCATGCAGCGGACTTCGCTCCTCTTCACAACGAGCTTCAAAGGGACAGCACAGCGGAGGAATTACGGACAGATTGGCAAGGGTATGCCTTGCAGGGCGAAGCTATGGGCCTACCATGGGCTTCACCCCTTAAGGCTAATCTGGATAAGCTAAGCTGCTATGAAAAGCAGGTCAATGCCGCTATGGCGGTCCTTAGCGGGAACATAGTCATCAGCCACCGGGATCTGGACCCGAAGAATGTAATGTGGAACTCTGAAGGCCAGCCCGTGATCATTGACTGGGAGGCCGCAGGCTGGGTTAACCCGGCGCAGGAGCTGATGGAAGTGGCGCTCTATTGGTCAGACTTTGAGAGTGGTCACATCCGCAAGGCAGATTTCTGTGCAGTAATCCATGCTTACCGTAATCAAGGGGGAGAAATTACTGATCCCTGGCCAGAGGTGCTAAGCAGCGGCTTCCACGGCAAAATAGGCTGGCTGGAGTATAGCCTCCGGCGGTCTCTGGGCCTGGAAGGACCGGATGCGACCGAGCGGGAGCTTGGAACGAGTCAGGTGCTGCCTACCCTGCAAGCATTGAATGATTATGCCGGATTCATTCCGGTATGCCTGCAATGGTTTGAAGATCTTTGA